The following proteins are co-located in the Euwallacea fornicatus isolate EFF26 chromosome 16, ASM4011564v1, whole genome shotgun sequence genome:
- the LOC136343866 gene encoding uncharacterized protein isoform X2 produces MTNARGYGKGIKMSPLLPCYNSTGCGSYINKLFSTQETLVVDLFSNMFVKLVCIALSFSSAWAVYNGPLAGGLPASLYPAGVSPQACPNFPNCDNPAVAAHPTPVQNQWGAPQQNNWAQPQQQWNQPAPAWTQQPQQQWNAPQNNWNPQPVPQWNPAPQAAPSWNPGPPAGVPAHGAQIPAGVDPGSCPNYPFCG; encoded by the exons ATGACAAACGCACGTGGGTATGGCAAAGGCATAAAAATGTCACCACTATTACCGTGTTACAATTCTACAGGGTGTGGTTCCTATATAAATAAACTATTTTCCACCCAAGAAACACTTGTTGTCGACCTATTTAGCAACATGTTCGTAAAACTG GTTTGTATAGCTCTGTCCTTTTCATCCGCCTGGGCCGTCTACAACGGTCCCTTGGCCGGCGGTCTTCCAGCCTCCCTCTACCCCGCAGGGGTATCACCCCAAGCCTGCCCCAACTTCCCCAACTGTGACAACCCCGCTGTAGCAGCCCATCCCACCCCCGTACAAAACCAATGGGGAGCCCCACAACAAAACAACTGGGCGCAACCGCAACAACAGTGGAACCAACCTGCCCCTGCCTGGACCCAACAACCTCAGCAACAATGGAATGCTCCACAAAACAACTGGAACCCACAACCAGTTCCTCAATGGAACCCTG CTCCCCAAGCAGCTCCGTCATGGAACCCAGGCCCACCAGCTGGAGTACCTGCCCACGGAGCCCAAATTCCTGCCGGAGTTGATCCAGGATCCTGCCCCAACTATCCTTTCTGTGGTTAA
- the LOC136343866 gene encoding uncharacterized protein isoform X1: MTNARGYGKGIKMSPLLPCYNSTGCGSYINKLFSTQETLVVDLFSNMFVKLVCIALSFSSAWAVYNGPLAGGLPASLYPAGVSPQACPNFPNCDNPAVAAHPTPVQNQWGAPQQNNWAQPQQQWNQPAPAWTQQPQQQWNAPQNNWNPQPVPQWNPGNQNALDQGGYTGDGDYHGEGLAEALAPGYENAGGWRNWNNAPQAAPSWNPGPPAGVPAHGAQIPAGVDPGSCPNYPFCG; this comes from the exons ATGACAAACGCACGTGGGTATGGCAAAGGCATAAAAATGTCACCACTATTACCGTGTTACAATTCTACAGGGTGTGGTTCCTATATAAATAAACTATTTTCCACCCAAGAAACACTTGTTGTCGACCTATTTAGCAACATGTTCGTAAAACTG GTTTGTATAGCTCTGTCCTTTTCATCCGCCTGGGCCGTCTACAACGGTCCCTTGGCCGGCGGTCTTCCAGCCTCCCTCTACCCCGCAGGGGTATCACCCCAAGCCTGCCCCAACTTCCCCAACTGTGACAACCCCGCTGTAGCAGCCCATCCCACCCCCGTACAAAACCAATGGGGAGCCCCACAACAAAACAACTGGGCGCAACCGCAACAACAGTGGAACCAACCTGCCCCTGCCTGGACCCAACAACCTCAGCAACAATGGAATGCTCCACAAAACAACTGGAACCCACAACCAGTTCCTCAATGGAACCCTGGTAATCAAAATGCTTTAGACCAGGGCGGCTATACTGGTGATGGAGATTATCATGGTGAAGGTCTTGCCGAAGCTTTGGCTCCAGGGTACGAAAATGCCGGAGGATGGAGAAATTGGAATAATG CTCCCCAAGCAGCTCCGTCATGGAACCCAGGCCCACCAGCTGGAGTACCTGCCCACGGAGCCCAAATTCCTGCCGGAGTTGATCCAGGATCCTGCCCCAACTATCCTTTCTGTGGTTAA